A stretch of Electrophorus electricus isolate fEleEle1 chromosome 3, fEleEle1.pri, whole genome shotgun sequence DNA encodes these proteins:
- the clvs2 gene encoding clavesin-2, which translates to MTHLQAGLSPETLEKAKVELKENPDTLHQDIQEVRDMIITRPDIGFLRTDDAFILRFLRARKFNHFEAFRLLAQYFEYRQQNLDMFKNLKATDPGIKQALKDGFPGVLSNLDRYGRKILVLFAANWDQSRYTFVDILRAILLSLEAMIEDPELQVNGFVLIIDWSNFTFKQASKLTPSMLRLAIEGLQDSFPARFGGIHFVNQPWYIHALYTVIRPFLKDKTRKRIFMHGNNLNSLHQLIVPEILPSELGGMLPPYDMGTWARTLLDHAYDEDTDYCPESYTLSVKDLEKDLSPKSMKRSQSVVEPGVLKRPEKGKSEEDNMQPLLSLD; encoded by the exons ATGACTCATTTGCAGGCAGGCCTTTCTCCAGAAACACTGGAAAAAGCCAAGGTGGAGCTAAAGGAGAACCCCGACACTTTACATCAGGACATACAGGAGGTTCGGGACATGATCATCACTCGTCCAGACATTGGCTTTCTCAGGACAGATGATGCCTTCATCCTCCGCTTTCTCAGAGCGCGGAAATTTAACCATTTCGAGGCTTTTCGCCTCTTGGCCCAATATTTCGAGTATCGACAGCAAAACCTGGATATGTTCAAAAACTTAAAGGCTACCGACCCGGGAATCAAACAAGCTCTGAAGGATGGATTTCCAGGAGTTCTGTCGAACTTGGATAGATACGGCAGGAAAATTCTGGTTCTCTTCGCTGCGAACTGGGATCAAAGCAG ATACACATTTGTGGACATACTTCGAGCTATTTTGTTGTCACTGGAAGCGATGATTGAAGACCCGGAACTGCAAGTCAATGGATTTGTGCTGATCATCGACTGGAGCAACTTCACATTTAAGCAGGCTTCCAAACTCACTCCAAGCATGCTGAGGCTGGCCATCGAAGGCTTACAG GATAGCTTTCCAGCCAGGTTCGGAGGGATTCATTTTGTTAACCAGCCATGGTACATCCATGCTCTCTACACGGTCATCCGGCCCTTCCTGAaggacaaaacaagaaaaagg ATCTTCATGCATGGGAATAATCTGAACAGCCTGCACCAGCTGATCGTGCCAGAGATTCTGCCCTCAGAGTTGGGTGGCATGCTGCCTCCCTACGACATGGGAACGTGGGCCCGAACACTGCTTGACCACGCCTACGATGAGGACACTGACTACTGCCCCGAGTCCTACACCCTCTCGGTCAAAGACCTGGAGAAAGATCTGTCCCCCAAATCCATGAAGAG GTCCCAGTCAGTGGTGGAGCCCGGAGTGCTTAAACGGCCAGAAAAAGGGAAAAGCGAGGAGGACAACATGCAACCGCTGCTTTCGCTGGACTAA